The following proteins come from a genomic window of Malus domestica chromosome 02, GDT2T_hap1:
- the LOC103418187 gene encoding protein EFFECTOR OF TRANSCRIPTION 2-like, with the protein MEAGNSTVAASRLKREDCERTTNDSRFSPWKILVGPSDWKDHSLGKEGAERYRVHNLPEKESPGVYELGVSGCSSQGHEIGKHDPGCIVPVYLGQADNVRTRLQQYGRSGAHLGKEFEDLLSRGNSIAYRWASLENQSDALKTENRRLGTYNYAWNRNNNGARRPDDVHQKLKEITSSQKKVGIRIESSKPISTGDKFGAYDDKDIDNSPFQVFKLSRAQPRLVSYRSITEENTGIICGVDVGDGSVCRTTPVPGRQRCAEHKGMRIKGSTGVGISNSNVDSQCGFISNYDPVESCIFILADGSSCRRHPIQGRKMCYQHKGRRI; encoded by the exons ATGGAAGCCGGCAATTCGACCGTTGCCGCGTCAAGGTTGAAGAGGGAAGATTGCGAGCGCACCACAAACGACTCTCGCTTCTCCCCTTGGAAG ATACTAGTTGGCCCTTCTGATTGGAAAGACCATTCGCTGGGCAAAGAAGGAGCTGAAAGATACAGAGTTCATAACCTTCCCGAAAAGGAGAGTCCCGGTGTCTATGAACTCGGGGTTTCCGGTTGTAGCAGCCAAGGCCATGAGATTGGGAAGCATGACCCAGGCTGCATAGTCCCGGTGTACCTTGGACAAGCTGATAATGTGAGGACTCGACTTCAGCAATACGGTCGTTCAGGTGCTCATTTGGGCAAGGAGTTTGAGGACTTACTGTCAAGAGGCAACTCCATTGCGTATAGATGGGCTTCT TTGGAAAACCAAAGCGACGCACTGAAAACAGAAAATCGGCGGCTTGGTACATATAATTATGCATGGAATAGAAACAATAATGGAGCAAGGCGCCCTGATGATGTCCATCAAAAACTCAAGGAGATAACTTCCAGTCAGAAGAAAGTGGGCATCAGAATTGAGTCAAGCAAACCAATTTCAACGGGTGACAAATTCGGTGCTTATGATGACAAGGATATCGACAACTCCCCTTTTCAGGTCTTCAAGCTCAGCAGAGCACAGCCTAGGTTGGTTTCATATAGAAGCATTACTGAGGAGAATACTGGTATAATTTGTGGGGTGGATGTAGGAGATGGTTCTGTTTGCAGAACAACACCAGTTCCCGGAAGACAGAGGTGTGCTGAACACAAAGGGATGAGGATTAAGGGGTCAACCGGAGTTGGGATATCAAACAGCAATGTCGACTCACAGTGCGGCTTTATTAGCAACTATGATCCAGTAGAGTCTTGCATATTCATCTTGGCTGATGGATCATCTTGTCGAAGGCATCCTATTCAAGGGCGGAAAATGTGTTATCAGCATAAAGGGAGAAGAATTTAG